From the genome of Mycoplasma anserisalpingitidis, one region includes:
- the rnhC gene encoding ribonuclease HIII, translating into MKYYESINDVNLEQDYIIGIDETGVGDYFTPLISCSAYVPKENIDKLKRLGVKDSKKLSDIQIIKLAPQIMNLVKSSVYKLSQNGYNSLTKKYNVNELKFFTHIKATNLLLSKLKIKPDLIIIDKYSTTKSILKYHNQIMVKDNWAELEDVDSDVLLITKAENIHISVAAASIIARYKLLEYMKEQEKEWNFTFPLGANDEVKAKVKEFVQIHGEKDLRSVCKLNFKI; encoded by the coding sequence ATGAAATATTATGAATCAATTAATGATGTAAATTTAGAACAAGATTATATTATAGGTATAGACGAAACTGGAGTTGGAGACTATTTTACTCCATTAATTTCTTGTTCTGCATATGTACCAAAGGAAAATATTGATAAATTAAAGCGACTAGGTGTAAAGGATTCTAAAAAATTAAGTGATATCCAAATAATTAAACTAGCTCCGCAAATTATGAATCTAGTTAAGTCAAGTGTATATAAACTTTCCCAAAATGGTTATAATTCACTGACAAAAAAATATAATGTAAACGAATTGAAATTTTTCACCCATATCAAGGCAACTAATCTGCTATTAAGTAAATTAAAGATTAAACCAGATTTAATAATAATAGATAAATACTCAACGACAAAATCTATATTAAAATATCATAATCAGATTATGGTTAAAGATAATTGAGCTGAATTAGAAGATGTGGATTCTGATGTTTTATTAATCACTAAAGCCGAAAATATTCATATTTCAGTTGCTGCTGCTTCAATAATAGCAAGATATAAGTTACTAGAATATATGAAAGAACAAGAAAAGGAATGGAATTTTACATTTCCTTTAGGAGCTAATGACGAAGTAAAGGCAAAAGTTAAAGAATTTGTACAAATACATGGTGAAAAAGACTTAAGAAGTGTATGCAAATTAAACTTTAAGATCTAG
- the rplM gene encoding 50S ribosomal protein L13, with translation MRQTTIVNKEKADKKWFVIDAEGQVLGRLAAQVATILRGKNKPTFTPNADMGDYVIVVNAEKVVLTAKKEDDKVYYSHSGYMGGLKSITAAKLRAKKPTALVEKAVHGMIPHTKLGDKQRRNLFVYAGPEHKHEAQQPVRIEVK, from the coding sequence ATGAGACAAACTACAATAGTTAATAAAGAAAAAGCTGATAAAAAGTGATTTGTAATTGATGCTGAAGGTCAAGTTCTTGGACGTTTAGCAGCTCAAGTTGCTACAATTTTAAGAGGAAAAAACAAACCAACATTCACACCTAATGCTGATATGGGTGATTATGTTATTGTTGTAAACGCTGAAAAAGTTGTTTTAACAGCTAAAAAAGAAGATGATAAAGTTTACTACTCACACTCAGGATACATGGGTGGATTAAAATCAATCACTGCAGCTAAATTAAGAGCTAAAAAACCAACTGCATTAGTTGAAAAAGCAGTTCACGGAATGATTCCACACACAAAATTAGGTGACAAACAACGTCGCAATCTATTTGTTTACGCAGGACCAGAACACAAACATGAAGCACAACAACCAGTTAGAATTGAGGTTAAATAA
- a CDS encoding ROK family protein, translating to MKNNSLKFASIDIGGTNTRFAIFENDKIIKKIKFSTNQNDYKETLDKICNLLDEYNISGVGLCIPGPADYENGIILTSPNLQGWNGKDIKKYILENSKVLEIAFENDANVMALSNHVEFNQGEKDITQFFTISTGLGAGLVIKNKIFTGSKYLAQEIARAPIAPISEPGFHLPEYSLELFCSGTGFALRYEKATNIKKSTKEICEAYLAKNDSVAYKIISEGIEVLARLISISIAFVNPNLISFGGSVTEFNKWFVEEAIQRAKSWTEENQFNSVRFVFDKNGDDSALFGLNYLIKSKFAENKRG from the coding sequence ATGAAAAATAATAGCTTAAAATTTGCCTCAATTGATATTGGTGGTACAAACACAAGATTTGCGATTTTTGAGAATGATAAAATCATTAAAAAAATAAAATTCTCAACTAATCAAAATGATTATAAAGAAACCTTAGATAAAATTTGTAACTTGCTTGATGAGTATAATATTTCTGGAGTTGGGTTATGCATTCCTGGCCCTGCGGATTATGAAAATGGAATAATTTTAACTAGTCCTAATTTACAAGGTTGAAATGGTAAAGATATCAAAAAATATATCTTAGAAAATTCAAAAGTACTTGAAATTGCTTTTGAAAATGATGCTAATGTTATGGCACTTTCTAATCATGTTGAATTTAACCAAGGAGAAAAAGATATAACTCAATTTTTCACTATTTCAACCGGTTTAGGAGCTGGTTTAGTTATAAAGAACAAGATTTTTACCGGTTCAAAATACTTAGCTCAAGAAATAGCCAGAGCTCCAATCGCTCCTATTTCTGAACCTGGATTTCATTTACCAGAATATTCACTTGAATTATTTTGTTCAGGAACTGGATTTGCTCTTAGATATGAAAAAGCTACAAATATTAAAAAGTCAACTAAAGAAATTTGTGAAGCTTACTTAGCAAAAAACGACAGTGTTGCCTATAAAATAATTTCAGAAGGAATCGAGGTTCTAGCAAGACTAATTTCAATTTCGATTGCTTTTGTAAATCCAAATTTAATTTCTTTTGGTGGTTCAGTTACTGAATTTAATAAATGATTTGTTGAAGAAGCAATTCAAAGAGCAAAAAGTTGAACTGAAGAAAATCAATTTAATTCAGTTAGATTCGTATTTGACAAAAATGGTGATGATTCAGCATTATTTGGTTTAAATTATTTAATTAAATCTAAATTTGCTGAAAATAAGAGAGGTTAG
- a CDS encoding cation:proton antiporter, translated as MSGFIFSLGLIILPGFIIGWFLSKIKIPGLAGMILFGIVVGPYVLNLISEQMLNLSDQLRQMALVIILTRSGLNLDVKKLLKIGHSAILMCFLPATFEIVSVTLVGHYLLNISFIQSAMLGAVLAAVSPAVVSPRMINLINKSIGTSKQIPQVILAGASFDDIYVIVLFYCFLNIATSNNFSALSLLKIPTSLITGIVIGIVFGFFVGKLFKFLVSQTIFKVILIFGLNVLFLYFEYLISSVNLSFFSYNALISVLVFNITIFIINREGVKEISDTFNNLWIVFEIILFVLVGTKLQIKTLNLNALQMLLTIFIGLIFRAIAVYLCFIKTNLNFKEKMFCVLSFMPKATVQASIGAVAQNNGVDPNGIILSTSILSILLTAPIFAFLIDISYKKLLLTNKTKK; from the coding sequence ATGAGTGGATTTATATTTTCTTTAGGATTAATAATTCTTCCCGGTTTTATAATTGGTTGATTTCTATCAAAAATTAAAATTCCTGGACTGGCAGGAATGATATTATTTGGAATTGTTGTTGGTCCATATGTCTTAAATTTAATTAGTGAACAAATGTTAAATCTTTCAGATCAACTTAGACAGATGGCACTGGTGATTATTTTAACTAGAAGTGGATTGAATTTAGATGTTAAAAAATTACTAAAGATTGGTCATAGTGCAATTCTGATGTGCTTTTTACCTGCAACTTTTGAAATAGTATCAGTAACTCTTGTGGGACATTATTTATTAAATATAAGTTTTATTCAATCTGCGATGCTCGGAGCAGTTTTGGCTGCAGTTTCACCCGCAGTTGTTTCACCAAGAATGATTAATTTAATAAATAAAAGCATCGGTACATCTAAACAAATACCACAAGTAATTCTTGCTGGTGCTTCTTTTGATGATATTTATGTAATAGTTCTTTTTTATTGTTTTTTAAATATTGCAACTAGCAATAATTTTTCAGCTTTAAGTTTACTAAAAATTCCGACCAGTTTGATTACTGGAATAGTTATTGGTATAGTCTTTGGTTTCTTTGTTGGTAAATTATTTAAATTTTTAGTAAGTCAAACTATATTTAAAGTAATCTTAATTTTTGGATTAAATGTCTTGTTTTTATATTTTGAGTACTTAATTAGTTCGGTAAATTTAAGTTTTTTTAGTTATAATGCTCTTATTTCAGTTTTAGTTTTTAATATAACAATATTCATAATAAATAGAGAAGGAGTTAAAGAAATTAGTGATACTTTCAATAATTTATGAATAGTTTTTGAAATTATTCTATTTGTTCTAGTTGGGACTAAATTACAAATCAAAACATTGAATTTAAATGCATTACAAATGTTATTAACCATATTTATTGGTTTGATTTTTAGAGCAATAGCAGTTTATTTATGCTTTATTAAAACAAACCTAAATTTCAAAGAAAAAATGTTTTGCGTATTATCATTTATGCCAAAAGCAACTGTGCAAGCGTCAATAGGTGCTGTTGCTCAAAATAATGGAGTTGATCCAAATGGTATTATTTTATCTACATCAATTTTAAGTATTTTATTAACTGCACCTATTTTTGCATTTTTAATAGATATTAGTTATAAAAAGTTATTATTGACTAATAAAACTAAAAAATAA
- a CDS encoding Cof-type HAD-IIB family hydrolase yields the protein MMRKLFVQEKFLKKIKEGKKTIEMRLNDPRRHSLKVGMILKLENIDDNKDTQLIEITKIHKYKNFDELYKNEDPILLGYESAEEANPDDMLYFYSAEKQVEWGVLAIHFNVVNFSFDLVDTFVFDMDGTSLNSKGEVSKENSEAFAKLKSLNKNIIVATGRPHYTAFDWLPHIGTDLPIISGNGSMIYDHKNHKMLHFESIPKDEAKLIYRFLYELEYEFLVYTTVGILGNNTNKTDFFERANYKNRIPELYQEGYFMDELDNYDVTKFLIITTSNSQKILNSVFDFVSECKDSYIVQSQWNMVDIQSKKASKGNGLKFLLKELNLDINRTISFGDADNDISNFDVTKFSVAMKEASSEVKNAAVLQAKSNDESWISDFIEKYSSINLKN from the coding sequence ATGATGAGGAAATTATTTGTTCAAGAAAAGTTTCTTAAAAAAATTAAAGAAGGTAAAAAGACCATCGAAATGCGTCTAAATGATCCCCGTAGACATAGTTTAAAAGTTGGGATGATTCTTAAACTTGAAAATATCGATGACAATAAAGATACTCAATTAATTGAAATTACAAAAATTCATAAATATAAAAATTTTGATGAGTTATATAAAAATGAAGATCCAATTTTGCTTGGTTATGAAAGTGCTGAAGAGGCTAATCCTGATGATATGCTTTATTTTTATTCAGCTGAAAAACAAGTTGAATGAGGTGTATTAGCAATTCATTTTAATGTAGTAAATTTTAGTTTTGATTTAGTAGATACTTTTGTTTTTGATATGGATGGGACTAGTTTAAACTCTAAAGGTGAGGTAAGTAAAGAAAATTCAGAAGCTTTTGCTAAACTTAAAAGTTTGAATAAAAATATTATCGTTGCTACAGGACGTCCACATTATACTGCTTTTGATTGATTGCCACACATAGGAACTGACTTACCGATAATTAGTGGTAATGGGTCAATGATTTATGATCATAAAAATCACAAAATGTTGCATTTTGAGTCAATTCCAAAAGATGAAGCTAAATTAATTTACAGATTTTTATATGAATTGGAATACGAATTTTTAGTTTATACAACTGTAGGTATTTTGGGAAATAATACAAATAAAACAGATTTCTTCGAAAGAGCAAATTATAAAAATAGAATTCCAGAGCTTTATCAAGAAGGTTATTTTATGGATGAATTGGATAATTATGATGTAACTAAATTCTTAATTATTACAACAAGTAATTCACAAAAAATATTAAATTCAGTTTTCGATTTTGTAAGTGAATGTAAGGATTCATACATTGTTCAATCTCAATGAAATATGGTTGATATTCAAAGTAAAAAAGCATCTAAAGGTAATGGATTAAAATTCCTACTAAAAGAATTAAATCTGGATATTAATAGAACAATTTCATTTGGTGATGCTGACAATGATATTAGTAATTTTGATGTTACTAAATTCTCGGTAGCAATGAAAGAAGCTTCAAGTGAAGTAAAAAATGCAGCTGTTCTACAAGCTAAAAGTAATGATGAATCTTGAATAAGTGATTTCATTGAAAAATACTCTAGTATAAATTTAAAAAACTAG
- the rpsI gene encoding 30S ribosomal protein S9 — protein sequence MAKSLEYRGLGRRKSSVARVILRPGKGKFVINGREALEYLTSDLYLKDANQPFVFTETVGQFDVSVKVAGGGLNGQAGAIRLGIARALLEASEDYRGKLKAAGMLTRDARAKERKKPGLRAARRARQFSKR from the coding sequence ATGGCTAAATCATTAGAATATCGTGGATTAGGAAGAAGAAAATCTTCAGTAGCTCGTGTTATTTTAAGACCAGGAAAAGGTAAATTTGTTATCAATGGTCGTGAAGCTTTAGAATATTTAACATCTGATTTATATTTAAAAGATGCTAACCAACCATTTGTTTTCACAGAAACAGTTGGACAATTTGATGTTAGTGTTAAAGTTGCTGGTGGTGGATTAAATGGTCAAGCTGGTGCTATTCGTCTTGGTATTGCTAGAGCATTACTTGAAGCTAGCGAAGATTACCGTGGAAAATTAAAAGCTGCTGGTATGTTAACAAGAGATGCACGTGCTAAAGAACGTAAAAAACCAGGTCTTCGTGCAGCTCGTCGTGCAAGACAATTCTCTAAACGTTAA
- a CDS encoding Cof-type HAD-IIB family hydrolase has protein sequence MNQENIKKDRFLFAIDLDGTTLQSSETCEIHDQTLAAIKRARDEGHIVCILTGRPWRSTKFIYEELGLDTVVGNYNGAHIHHPHDDSFIPYVKYLNLNEALYILGDEKVKNEVTNIAFEGPDWVQLQTRDETLEKVFGFTSTTKFREGINLHKIPLMPTGIIFDVKTTTNVEELRTYLKTRYGDLAEFSYWSKGDGLSPVFDMTNITSNKGKALSMLIRYYDIDIKHTIAIGDGFNDVPMFKVANVSVAMSNAEKSVKKYATIRINKTNKEGGVGWYINKFLDNPEKEIRKSMEKKIAMNNTMIED, from the coding sequence ATGAACCAAGAAAATATTAAAAAAGATCGTTTTTTATTTGCTATCGACCTTGATGGAACCACTCTTCAATCAAGTGAAACATGTGAAATTCATGATCAAACACTTGCTGCTATCAAAAGGGCTAGAGATGAAGGTCATATTGTATGTATCCTAACCGGAAGACCTTGAAGAAGTACAAAATTTATTTATGAAGAATTAGGTTTAGACACGGTTGTGGGAAACTATAATGGAGCACACATTCATCACCCACATGACGATTCATTTATACCTTATGTAAAATATTTAAATCTTAATGAAGCTTTATATATTTTAGGAGATGAAAAAGTAAAAAATGAAGTTACTAACATTGCCTTTGAAGGTCCTGATTGAGTTCAGCTTCAAACACGTGATGAAACTTTAGAAAAAGTTTTCGGATTTACTTCTACAACTAAATTTAGAGAAGGAATTAATCTACACAAAATTCCTTTAATGCCTACTGGAATTATTTTTGATGTTAAAACTACAACAAATGTCGAAGAACTCAGAACTTATTTAAAAACTCGTTATGGAGATCTAGCTGAATTCTCATATTGATCAAAAGGTGATGGACTTTCTCCAGTTTTTGATATGACAAATATAACTTCAAATAAAGGTAAAGCTTTAAGTATGTTGATTAGATATTATGATATCGACATAAAACATACTATTGCAATTGGTGATGGATTTAACGATGTACCTATGTTTAAGGTAGCTAATGTTTCTGTTGCAATGAGTAATGCTGAAAAAAGTGTTAAAAAATATGCAACAATTAGAATCAATAAAACTAATAAAGAAGGTGGAGTTGGTTGATACATTAATAAATTCTTAGATAATCCAGAAAAAGAAATAAGAAAAAGTATGGAAAAGAAAATTGCAATGAATAACACAATGATAGAAGACTAA